Proteins encoded in a region of the Candidatus Rokuibacteriota bacterium genome:
- a CDS encoding branched-chain amino acid ABC transporter permease, translated as DPPKLGPVVFSTDRSFFYIVVPAAVLFTFLAKNIVRTRVGRAFIAIRDNDISAEAMGINIFRYKLLAFAISSFYAGVTGVLYTYYLGIANYEQFQITVSIDYLAMIIIGGLGSVLGSIFGAIFVTLLPIVIRLSMEAFGGLFFSPAAVLNIIPNLRLILFGALIVFFLVVEPEGLNRLWRNVRSYFRFWPFAY; from the coding sequence TGGACCCGCCAAAGCTGGGACCGGTGGTATTCTCCACCGACCGGAGCTTCTTCTATATAGTAGTGCCGGCGGCAGTGCTGTTCACCTTCCTGGCCAAGAACATCGTGCGCACCCGGGTGGGCCGGGCTTTCATCGCCATCCGCGACAACGATATCTCGGCCGAGGCCATGGGCATCAACATCTTCCGCTACAAGCTGCTGGCCTTCGCGATTTCCTCCTTTTACGCGGGCGTGACCGGCGTGCTCTACACGTATTACCTCGGCATCGCCAACTACGAGCAGTTCCAGATCACGGTGTCCATCGACTACCTCGCGATGATCATCATCGGCGGGCTCGGGTCGGTGCTGGGGTCGATCTTCGGCGCCATCTTCGTGACGCTGCTGCCCATCGTGATCCGCCTGAGTATGGAGGCCTTCGGCGGCCTCTTCTTTTCTCCGGCTGCTGTGCTCAACATCATCCCCAACCTGCGGCTGATCCTGTTTGGGGCGCTTATCGTCTTTTTTCTCGTCGTCGAGCCCGAGGGGCTCAACCGGCTGTGGCGCAATGTCCGCAGCTACTTTCGTTTCTGGCCCTTCGCGTACTGA